In Pseudomonas abieticivorans, the genomic window TTTGGCCGGGTAGTACTGCTCGGTGGTGCCGCCCCAGTCGCGCTGGTACTGAGCCAGCAAGGTCAGGCTGGTATCGTCATCGGGGCGCCAGGTGATGGCCGGAGCGATGAAGTTGCGGTTGTTGTTGACGTGATCAACTTGGGTGCCGCTGTCTTTGACCAGGCCCGTCAGGCGATAGCTCCACTGGCCCTGGTCGTCCAGCGCACCGCCGAAGTCAAAGCCCAATTGCTTGAGGTCGTGGCTGCCACCCTGCACCTGCAACTGATGCAGGGGCGTGGTGGTCGGCATCTTGCTGGTCAGGTTGATCAGCCCGCCCGGGCGGCTCTGGCCGTAGAGCATGGAGCTGGGCCCACGCAGTACTTCCACGCTTTGCAGGCCGTAGGGCTCGGCCATACCGCCCTGGCCGCTTTCGCCGTAGGGCAGCATCAAGCCATCCTGGAACACGTAGGGCGAAAAGCCGCGAATGCGGAACTGCTCGCGGGTGTTGTTGCTGCCGGTGTATTCGCCGAACACGCCGGGGGTGTAACGCACCGCCTGGCTGACGTCCTGCACCGCCTGGGCGTCCATTTGCTTGCGGGTGACCACCGAGATGGACTGTGGGATTTCGCCGATGGGCGTGTCGGTTTTGGTGGCACCGCTGGTGCGAGTGGCGACGTAGCTGCGGTCGCCCTCGACCACGCCGTAGCCGGTGGCGGAATTGATGTTGGTGGGGCCCAGGGTCAAGGCTCCGGCTGGCAAGCGCTTGAGGGTCAGGGTGCCGCCGGGGGTCACGTCCAGGGCTAGGCCAGAGCCTGCCACGACCTGGGACACGGCCGCTTCCGCGCTCATGCGCCCGCGCAGTGCTGGCGCTTGTTGCTGGTCGACCAGGCCGGGCTGGTAGACGATTTCACGACCGCTTTGCCGGGCGATGCGCCCCAGGGTGGTGGCCAGGTCTGCGGCGGGCAGGTCGAAGGCGATCAGCGACTGGCTGCTCTCCTGCGCCTGGGCCATGGCACTGCCGGCCAGCACGGGGCCGAACAACAGGGCGACACACAAGGGGGTCAACTGAAAGGCAAAGCGGTGAGACATGACAAGGCTCCATGGACGGGCCGCTGTTTGTGAGCGGTTCATGGTGTATGTCCAACGAGATTGAAAAAGCGATATAGGCTGGGGCAAAAATAATGGGTCAACTGAGCTCAACGCTGGTCCACCAGTCCAGGTAGCGCCTGATGCGCACCGGCATGGTTTGCTCCAACGCGCTGAGGGCACGGTCGCTGTGGTCCAGGGAAAAGGTGCCAGACACATGCACCACCGCTGCCTGCGGGCTGATGCGCAACACGCCGCGCCGATAAGGGCGCAAGGCATTGATCACATCGCCCAGCGGCCAGTCGACCACGCTCAGCCAGCCATCCTGCCAGCGGCTTTCACCGCTGCGGTTGGGCGCCAGCAGGGTGATGGTGTCGGTAAAGCGCGCGCCTTGGCCGGCCTGCAAATGGGCGGTGGCGCCGCTGCGGGTTGCGATGTCGGCCTGGGTACCCATGACCCAGGCGTGGGCGGCGCCCGGGTGCAAGGCGACCATCAGCCGCGCGTCCAACGACTGCACGCGACCATAGGGGGTGACCACCACCAGGGGCCGCGACTCACGTTGCACGTCGATGATCAATTGGCCGGCGCGCAACACCAGCAGGCGCAATTGCGGGGTGAAGTGCACGTCTACCGCGCTCTGGGCGTCCAGCTGCAGGCGGCTGCCATCGGCCAAACCCCGGCTTAGCCGCTCGCCGGTGCCGGTGCTCAGGTCTGCGGTGATCTCTGCCAGCGGCATGCCCGGGCGGCTCAGCAAGGCTACGCCCACGCCCACGCCGGCCAACGCCAGGGCGCCGCGCAATACATGCCGGCGACTGGGGCGCGGCGCCTGTAGGGCATGGCGCAAAGTGGGGTCGGCATTGCCCAGCGCGGCGAAGGCATGTTGCAGGTGCCCTTGCACCCGCGACCAGGCTTGGGCGTGGGCCGGGTCGGCGTGCAGCCAGGCCTCGAATTCACGGCGCTCGCCCGCAGCGATGGGTTCGTCACGCATCACGGCGGTCCACTGCACGGCTTGCTCGATGGCGGCGCGGGGCAGGCTCATGGCGCCATCAACTCGCGACAACACAGCATCAAGCCCTTGGCCACGTATTGGCGCACGCGGATGGTGGACACGCCCAGTTGCGCGGCGATGTCGGCGTATTTCATGCCTTCCAGTTGGCTGCACAAAAACGCGGTGCGCGCCCGTGACGACAGGCCGTCGAGCAGGGCATCTATGGCCATCAGGCTTTCCATCACCAGTGCGCGCTCTTCGGGCGACGGTTCCAACGGCTCGGGTTGCGCGGCCAGCGCTTCAAGATAGGCGCGCTCCAGGTCGCGACGGCGCCAGGTGTCGTACATCAGCCGCTTGGCGATGGTGGTCAACAGGGCCCGTGGCTCGCGAATCGCTTGGGGCGCTGGCATCGCCACCACCTGCACAAATGTTTCCGACGCCATGTCGGCGGCATCGTCGGGGCAACCCAGGCGCAGGCGCAAGCGGTCGAACAGCCAATGGTGGTGTTCGCCGAACAGGCGGTCAAGGGTGTGCTGGCGGTGGGCGGCGGTGAACGACATGGTGGGGATGATCATGACGAGTAAGTGCAAACGATTATCAATAAATATGCGAGCTGTTACAACCCTTCCCCGCACCGCCACCCCTCTGCCATACTCGCGCCCCGCTGCCGGGCATGAAGCCCAATGCGCCCCCCTTCCCCTGTGCGTTTGCCTGTAACGGACTACCTGTAATGAGCTTCTTTTCGATCGAATTCGCTCTGTGTTTCATGGTTTTTTTCGTGCTGTACTGGAGCTTCACCTGGAGCACCACGGCGCAGAACCTGCTGTTGCTCGCCGCCAGTTACGGCCTGCTCGCCTCCATCGACCCGCTATTTTTCCAAGTGCTGTTCGGCTACACCCTGGCGGTGTATGGGCTGGGGCAGTTGAGTGCGCGCTACCCAGGCCGCAAGGCCACCTACGGCTTGATCCTGCTGCTGGTACTGGGCAGTTTTTACTTTTTCAAATACCAGGACTTCTTCGTCACCAGCGTGCAACAAGCGCTGCAAACCTTCGGCTTCACTGTGTCGCTGCCGCTGTTCGAAGTGCTGCTGCCGGCGGGCTTGTCGTTTTACGTGTTCCATTCAGTCAGCTACCTGGTGTCGATCAACCGCGCTGAAATAACGCCGGCCAAGCCCCAGGACCTGGCACTGTACCTGGCGTTTTTCCCCAGCCTGATCGCCGGTCCGGTCAACCGTGCCACGCATTTTCTACCGCAGATCCAGCGCACTAGCACCCGCCATGTGATCGAACCGCAGCGGGCCTTGGGCTTGATCGCATTGGCGGTGGTGAAGCTGTTTTTTCTCAGCGCCTGGCTTGCCAACGAGTGGGTGGACCCGGTGTTCGATACGCCCAGCGCCTTCAGCCCCGAGCAGGTGTTGCTGAGCGTGTACGGCTATTCGTTGCAGATTTATCTCAACTTCAGCGGCTACACCCACTTGGTCACCGGCATCGCCCTGTTGCTGGGTTTTCGCCTGCCGCCGAACTTTGACTACCCCTACCTGGCCCGTAACCTGAAGGAGTTCTGGGACCGCTGGCACATCAGCTTGTCGCGCTTTATCCGGGACTACGTGTACATCCCGCTGGGTGGCAACCGCCAGGGTTTCTGGCGCGGCAACCTGAACCTGTTGGCGGCCATGCTGATCTCTGGCCTGTGGCACGGCGCCAGCTCGAATTTCATTATCTGGGGCGGGCTGCATGGCCTGGGGCTGATTGCCTACAAGCTTTACAGCCGCTGGCGACCACACCCTGCGACATGGCCGGGCTCTACAACCCTGATGCGCGTGCTGACCTTTCACTACGTGGCCTTTGCCTGGATCTTTTTCCGCAGCCCCACGCTGGAAGGCACCCAAGACATGCTGCTGGGTATCAGCCAACTGTCCTGGCAAGGCCTGGGTAATGGCCCTTGGGCCGGGCTGGTGGGTTGCCTGGCGCTGGTGATCCTGTACCCCTGGCTGGTCGCCAGCCTGCGCAGCCTGTTCGCCAGCAGTCAGCGCATACCGTGGCTGATTTATCCGGTGCCGCTGGGGTTGTTCATCTCATTGGTGATCTTCGCTTCACCGTCGGGCGTGCCGGGGTTTATCTATGCAAGCTTCTGACGACCCGGTGCTGGGCAGCCTGTTCACGGCCATCAAGGTGCTGCTCGGCATGCTGGTGGCAGCGTTGATTTTGACCTGGTTGAACCAGGACTCAATGCGCCTGTATTGCCAGCAGAAGTACCACGGCGGCTGCGCCATCCCAGGGCTGGCCGACAGCCCGGCCTGGGCCTTGGGTGGCAAGTTGACCCTGGCCCTGGCC contains:
- a CDS encoding FecR domain-containing protein — its product is MSLPRAAIEQAVQWTAVMRDEPIAAGERREFEAWLHADPAHAQAWSRVQGHLQHAFAALGNADPTLRHALQAPRPSRRHVLRGALALAGVGVGVALLSRPGMPLAEITADLSTGTGERLSRGLADGSRLQLDAQSAVDVHFTPQLRLLVLRAGQLIIDVQRESRPLVVVTPYGRVQSLDARLMVALHPGAAHAWVMGTQADIATRSGATAHLQAGQGARFTDTITLLAPNRSGESRWQDGWLSVVDWPLGDVINALRPYRRGVLRISPQAAVVHVSGTFSLDHSDRALSALEQTMPVRIRRYLDWWTSVELS
- a CDS encoding sigma-70 family RNA polymerase sigma factor, yielding MSFTAAHRQHTLDRLFGEHHHWLFDRLRLRLGCPDDAADMASETFVQVVAMPAPQAIREPRALLTTIAKRLMYDTWRRRDLERAYLEALAAQPEPLEPSPEERALVMESLMAIDALLDGLSSRARTAFLCSQLEGMKYADIAAQLGVSTIRVRQYVAKGLMLCCRELMAP
- a CDS encoding MBOAT family O-acyltransferase, with the translated sequence MSFFSIEFALCFMVFFVLYWSFTWSTTAQNLLLLAASYGLLASIDPLFFQVLFGYTLAVYGLGQLSARYPGRKATYGLILLLVLGSFYFFKYQDFFVTSVQQALQTFGFTVSLPLFEVLLPAGLSFYVFHSVSYLVSINRAEITPAKPQDLALYLAFFPSLIAGPVNRATHFLPQIQRTSTRHVIEPQRALGLIALAVVKLFFLSAWLANEWVDPVFDTPSAFSPEQVLLSVYGYSLQIYLNFSGYTHLVTGIALLLGFRLPPNFDYPYLARNLKEFWDRWHISLSRFIRDYVYIPLGGNRQGFWRGNLNLLAAMLISGLWHGASSNFIIWGGLHGLGLIAYKLYSRWRPHPATWPGSTTLMRVLTFHYVAFAWIFFRSPTLEGTQDMLLGISQLSWQGLGNGPWAGLVGCLALVILYPWLVASLRSLFASSQRIPWLIYPVPLGLFISLVIFASPSGVPGFIYASF